AGAAAATCCAGCGTTCGCGTGTGCGCCTTCAGCGCCTCGGTTTCTTCGATGATGTGAACGTGGAAACGCCGACAGTGGCCGGGGTGGCAGATCAGGTAGACGTCAATGTCAATGTCAAGGAGCGCCCCACCGGCAATCTTCTGCTGGGCGTCGGTTATTCGGACAGCGACGGTCTGCTGTTGAATGCCAGCATTACCCAGAGCAACCTGTTCGGTACCGGCAAGGAGCTCGGTGTCAGTTTCGACAACTCAGCCTCTACGACCAATTTCAATATTCGTTATACCAATCCCTATTACACCAAGGACGGCGTTAGTCGCGGTTTCAATATTTTTTCCAGCACAATCGACGCTGCCGTTGCCGATACGGCAGCCTATTCTGCCGACAGCCAAGGAGTGGGCATATTCTTCGGTATTCCTTTGAGCGAGGACAACAATATCAATGTTGGCGCTGACGTTGAACGGATTGATCTCCATACCAACACCAGCAGTGCCCAGATAGCGCAGGATTTTGTAGCCAAATACGGTTCCTCCAACACAGTTCTGAAGACAACGGTGGGCTGGTCGCATGACACTCTGGACAGCCTGCTGCTGCCTACTTCCGGCAGTTTGCAAAAACTAAGCGCCGAAATCGCCGTGCCGGGCACCGACATCGAGTACTACAAGCTGACCTATCTTGCCGGTCGATACTGGTCGATCAGTGACAGTTTTACGTTCAAAATGAAGGGTGAGCTTGGGTACGGCAACAGCTACGGTAGTACCGATGCGTTACCTTTTTACAAGAATTTCTATGCGGGCGGCAGCAGTACCGTACGCGGCTTCAAATCGCGTTCACTGGGTCCTAGAGACAGCTTGCCGCCGAATGACCCCATCGGCGGCAACCGGCGGGTGCTGGTGAACGCGGAATTGCTGTTCCCGTTGCCTGGCACATCCAGCGATAATAAGTCCATGCGGCTCAGCCTTTTCACCGACGGGGGCATGGTTTACGGCCCGGGCGAGAAGGTTGAGCTCGGCCAGTTGCGCTATTCGGCCGGTTTGGCGTTTAATTGGTTCTCGCCTGTCGGGCCGCTCAGCTTCAGCTATGCGATTCCCCTGAACGATAAGCCGGGCGATCGGACGGAATCGTTCCAGTTCACGTTGGGCGTGCCGCTGCGATAATTATCAGGAGGTTGTTTTGCACATCAGAAACATTGTATTCAGGACAGTTGCATATGTGCTTGGCGCATGCATCATGCCGGTTTCAGCTCTGTCGGCTGATCTCAAGATCGGATATGTCAACGCCGTCAAGGTTATCGAGGAGGCTCCGCAGGGAGAAGCTGCGCTCAAGAAACTCGAGGCTGAATTTGCGCCGCGCGACAAGCAGATAGTGGAGACGCAGAACAAACTCAAGCAATTGGAGCAGGAGCTGGAAAAGAACGCACTGGTGCTGAAGGATACCGAACACCGCTCCAAGGAATTCGAGATCGTTTCACTAAAACGCGATCTGCGTCGCACCACACAGGAATTCCGCGAGGATTACAATCTGAGACGCAACGAGGAACTGGCCGCACTTCAGAAAATCGTGCAAAAGACGATTGCGGAAATCGCCAAATTGGAAAATTACGATCTCATTCTGGAAAGTGCTGTTTACGCCGGCCCCAAGGCGGACATTACCGACAAGATCCTCAAAAAGCTCGGGAAGAAATAATTCGAAGAAGTAATGATTTAATATGATCATCTACCGCAGAGAGCGCAGAGCACGCAGAGAAAGAACGTGAAAATGAACTGTAAATTCTCTGCGATCTCTGCGTCCTCTGCGGTGAAAACTCATATTTCAGAGATACCCTGAAATGGCCGTCACTCTCGCAGAGCTGGCACGGCGCTTCCAGGGCAGAGTGCGGGGAAATCCTGAACTCGTTATCGAGCGCGTGGCGCCGCTGGAGAGCGCCGGCCCACAAGACATTGCCTACCTCAGCGACAAGAAATATTTTCCGGTGCTTGCGAATACGGCGGCCGGTGTGGTGATATTGAGCGAATCTGATGCTTCAGAATATGGCGGGTGCGCGCTGATCGTCACTGACCCGCATTTGTGTTTCGCGCGCATAGCGCAATGGCTGCATCCATATCCGGTATTCACGCCGGGAACGCACCCGACGGCAGTTATCAATTCTGATTCGCGTATCGCCAAAACGGCATGGGTTGGACCGCATTCCGTGGTTGAGGACGGTGTTGAGATTGGTGATGATGTGTACGTCGGGCCGGGATGTTTCATCGGAAATCACGTGACCATTGGCGCACGTAGCCGGCTTGTCGGCCATGTGTCCATCGGCGACCGATGTTCGATCGGCGAAGATTGCCTGCTTCACCCTGGGGCGGTGATTGGTAGCGACGGTTTTGGTTACGCCAGAAATGGTGAACAGTGGCAGAAGGTGCCGCAACTCGGTCGCGTGATCATCGGGAGCAACGTGGAGATTGGCGCCAATACCACCATCGATCGGGGTGCCTTGAATGATACGGTCATCGGCAACGGCGTGAAGCTGGATAACCAGATTCAGATTGCCCACAATGTGCACATCGGTGATAACACCGCCATCGCCGCGTGCGTAGGCATCGCGGGCAGTACCAGGATCGGCAAGCGTTGCACGCTCGGCGGACAGGCGGGTATTACCGGGCATCTGGATATCGCAGATGACGTGCACATTACGGCGGGGTCCCTGGTGACCAGCTCGATAAAACAGGCAGGCGCCTATTCATCCAGCCTCAAGGCCGAGCCGGCGGAAAAATGGCGCCGGAATGCAGCCCGGTTGCACCATCTTGACGAGATGGCGCGAAGACTGACCAAGCTGGAAGAAAAATTGCAACAGCAATCCGAGGAGCATGAAAATTGAACTCAATGGATATCCATGAAGTACTTAAATACCTTCCTCATCGTTATCCGTTTCTGCTCATCGATCGCGTGCTGTCATATACGAAGGATGAATCAATCACCGCGATTAAAAACGTGACCATCAACGAACCCTTCTTTCAGGGCCACTTTCCCAACCGTCCCGTGATGCCGGGCGTATTGATCGTCGAGGCCATGGCCCAGTCATGTGCCATACTTTCATTCAAGAGCATGGACGCCCTGCCCAAGGAGAATTCCATCTTTTATTTTGTCGGCATCGACAATGCGCGCTTCAAGCGTCCGGTGGAGCCGGGGGACCAGCTTCGGTTCACGTCAAAAATAAAGCGGAAAGTAAAGGGAA
This sequence is a window from Sulfuricaulis sp.. Protein-coding genes within it:
- a CDS encoding OmpH family outer membrane protein → MPVSALSADLKIGYVNAVKVIEEAPQGEAALKKLEAEFAPRDKQIVETQNKLKQLEQELEKNALVLKDTEHRSKEFEIVSLKRDLRRTTQEFREDYNLRRNEELAALQKIVQKTIAEIAKLENYDLILESAVYAGPKADITDKILKKLGKK
- the bamA gene encoding outer membrane protein assembly factor BamA; this encodes MKRFFAAFLLGLVCVSVSQAMESFVIKDIRVEGLQRISAGTVFNYLPVKIGDSLTEKKSQDAVRALFKTGFFRDVHLERDRDVLIVNVVERPSIAGIKIAGTKEMSEEDLKKGLKEVGLAEGRVFNKSLLDRVEQELRQQYFSRGYYAVSILPTVTPLERNRVDINIEVAEGKVARIREINLVGSQLFPDKKLLKLFTLGPKPWYAFFSSRDKYSKQKLAGDLERLRNFYQDQGFLEFNIDSTQVAITQDKEEIYITVNLTEGKKYTVTGYKLAGTFVIPESELNSLIAIKPGSVFSRKEVTETTKKMSDRLANDGYAFANVNAIPDVDKDKSEVSFTFFVDPGRRIYVRRVNFSGNVASRDDVLRREMRQHEGGWYNAEKIQRSRVRLQRLGFFDDVNVETPTVAGVADQVDVNVNVKERPTGNLLLGVGYSDSDGLLLNASITQSNLFGTGKELGVSFDNSASTTNFNIRYTNPYYTKDGVSRGFNIFSSTIDAAVADTAAYSADSQGVGIFFGIPLSEDNNINVGADVERIDLHTNTSSAQIAQDFVAKYGSSNTVLKTTVGWSHDTLDSLLLPTSGSLQKLSAEIAVPGTDIEYYKLTYLAGRYWSISDSFTFKMKGELGYGNSYGSTDALPFYKNFYAGGSSTVRGFKSRSLGPRDSLPPNDPIGGNRRVLVNAELLFPLPGTSSDNKSMRLSLFTDGGMVYGPGEKVELGQLRYSAGLAFNWFSPVGPLSFSYAIPLNDKPGDRTESFQFTLGVPLR
- the lpxD gene encoding UDP-3-O-(3-hydroxymyristoyl)glucosamine N-acyltransferase translates to MAVTLAELARRFQGRVRGNPELVIERVAPLESAGPQDIAYLSDKKYFPVLANTAAGVVILSESDASEYGGCALIVTDPHLCFARIAQWLHPYPVFTPGTHPTAVINSDSRIAKTAWVGPHSVVEDGVEIGDDVYVGPGCFIGNHVTIGARSRLVGHVSIGDRCSIGEDCLLHPGAVIGSDGFGYARNGEQWQKVPQLGRVIIGSNVEIGANTTIDRGALNDTVIGNGVKLDNQIQIAHNVHIGDNTAIAACVGIAGSTRIGKRCTLGGQAGITGHLDIADDVHITAGSLVTSSIKQAGAYSSSLKAEPAEKWRRNAARLHHLDEMARRLTKLEEKLQQQSEEHEN
- the fabZ gene encoding 3-hydroxyacyl-ACP dehydratase FabZ, translated to MDIHEVLKYLPHRYPFLLIDRVLSYTKDESITAIKNVTINEPFFQGHFPNRPVMPGVLIVEAMAQSCAILSFKSMDALPKENSIFYFVGIDNARFKRPVEPGDQLRFTSKIKRKVKGIWMFESSAHVGDDLCCSADLMCTYKEA